CCAAGTACCACGGTATGGATAGATTGATACCCATTCGGTTTCGGGTTTGCTACATAGTCATCGAATTCGCTTGGTAGATGTTTGTATTTGGTATGAACAACCCCGAGCGCTGCGTAACAGTCTTGCAATTGGTCTGCGATGATACGTACTGCGCGCACGTCAAACAGTTCATCGAAGGCCAAGCCTTTCTTCTGCATTTTGCGCCAGATGCTGTAGATGTGTTTCGGGCGGCCACTGACTTCAGCGTTGATACTAGAGCGTTCCATTTCAGACGTAAGGTCATCAACGAAGTCAGTAATGTACTGTTCGCGAACAATACGACGCTCCGACAACTGCTTAGCAATCTGTTTATAGGTATCGGGTTGTTGGTAACGAAAAGCGTAGTCTTCGATTTCCCATTTAAGCTGACCAATACCGAGGCGGTTAGCCAGTGGCGCATAGATGTTGGCACACTCTTTCGCTGCCGCTCTACGCACCTCGTCAGGAGCTTTCTTCACCTCGATAAGGTTACAGATACGCTCAGCAAGCTTGATGACCACGCAACGGAAATCATCAACCATGGCCAATAACATGCGGCGCACGTTATCGACCTGACCTGACGCTGCGCTACCCTCAAGGGTAACGTTAAGTTGGCCTAGTGCCGCCATCTCTTCCACGCCATCAATCAGCTTAACGATCTCTTTGCCGTAGCTCTCTTCAAAAGCTTCTCGTTCAAACACGCCACTGGAGACAACTGGGAAAAGCTGAGCCGCAACGAGTGTCGCGCGATCCATTGATAACGTCACCAAGATTTCAATCATCTCTCGGCCACGCCACAATAGCAGTGAGGCTTGCTCATGCTCTTTTAGCAGCTCTTCACAATGACGATAAACCTTGATCAGCTTATTCGACGTTTTGGCATCCTGATTTAAAGATGCAATCCAGCTCTCTAGCTCAAACTGTTCGCTTGGGTTTAAATGTGCGCTTCGTACCGCAACCATCATGCCTTCCTAGTTATTATGTTTTATACCCAACTCAATATGACTAACCGGGTCCAAGTTAGTTCGACTCATACTGGTAACAAGACGTTTCTTATACGCCTTTTCGTTCTATGATTTCTCTTTAACGAATAGTGCCATAGATTCCAAGTGACTGGTATGCGGAAACATGTCTAACATACCCATTTTGACCATTTGATAACCTTGATTTTGCAAGCTTGCCGTATCTCTAGCTAGAGTAGCAGGATTACATGAAACATAAACCACGCTCTTCGCGCCCAGCGCTGAAAGTTGATCGACAATCCCACTTGCCCCAGCGCGTGCAGGATCAAGGAGCACCTTGTCGAACTTCTCTTTTGCCCACGGCTGAGAAGAGAGCTCTTCTTCGAGGTTCGCTTGGTAGAAAGTCGCGTTGTCGAGCTGGTTTACTTCAGCATTGCTCGTTGCCTGTTTCACCATTTCATCCACACCTTCAACGCCAACCACCAATGCGGACTGTTTTGCGATAGGTAAACTGAAATTACCTAAGCCACAAAACAGGTCGAGAACTCGCTCATCCGCTTGTGGATTCAACCACTCCAGCGCTTGTGCCACCATTTTTTGGTTCACTTGTTGATTAACTTGAATAAAGTGATTCGGCTCAAACGGTAGAGTAACGCCGGTTTCACTGTATGTCGGCGCATCACCAACCAAACGAACCAGTTGATCCGTTTCTGGCATTGAATACAAGATTGCCCCCTGCTCCGTCGCTAAATCGATAAGCGCTTGCTGATCTTTGTCTGCCAACGGTTTAAGGTGACGAAGGACAATCACTGGCCCTTTATCAGAAAGAACCAGTTCTACGTGACCAAGGTTCATCGGTTGGCTAAAAGTCTCCAGTAGCGCTTTCATCTTTGGCAGCAACGCATTTAAGCTTGGCTCCAACACCGCACAGTCCGTCACATTCTCTATGTGCTTGCTCTGTTTCTTGCGAAAGCCAAACTGCAGCTGTTGATTCTTTCTGTCCATAAACAAGCTCACGCGAGCACGACGACGATAGCCAACCTGCGGACCAGTAATTGGATCGGCAATTTCAGTGCGGGGAGTTTGGTATTGACTCATTAAGTGGCTCAGTGACTGCCCCTTATGCTCGACTTGCGATGTGTAATCCATATGTTGTAGATGACAACCACCACACTGATTAAAGTGTTTGCAGAAAGGCTTTAGTCGCTGTTCGCTTGGCTTTAATAGTTTAATCAGTTTCGCACGCGCAAACTTACTTTTGCTTTCCGTTAATTGAATCACCACTTGCTCACCCGGCAACGCACCATCAATAAACACAGGTTTATTTTTCTGATAAGCGATGCCTGCGCCATTGTGATCCATTCGTTCAACCAAAACCGATTGATGCTTGGTCTCGAATTGAGTTTTCTTTTTTGGTTGAAAAAAACGTGCCATTGCTTGTGCCTAAACTATCTTTTAATCATTTATTTGTATCCAGGACTCACTATTATGCCTTGGAATCATTGTCGAACGTGGCGGCTTTGATTAAGCTTACCGTTCACTTAGCCACCATTGTGTGCGTTATTTTCCCATATCCAGACCTCGATGTAATTAAAGAACATGACCAGATATGGCTTGAGAGCCCGTGTAATTACCCTAACTCTTGCTCCGACCCTGATTATAGGGTTGTTATTGAGTGCATTCTTCTCATTTAACCGCTATCAAGACCTCGAAGGACAAGTTGTCAATACAGGTACTAGCATTATAGAACCCCTTGCGATTGCGAGTGAGTCTGGCATGCAATTAGAGAGTCGAGAGTCGGTTCGTCAATTGATCAGCTACGCACACCGTAAAAACTCAAAATTGGTGCGCAGTATTGCGGTGTTTGATGAGCGTCATGAACTGTTTGTAACCTCGAACTTCCATCCCGACTTCGAGAGTCTCACTTACCCGAAAGACAAACCGATTCCACATCTGAGTTCGTCTAAGTTGCTCGATAATACGCTGATTTTAAGAACTCCAATTATTGCTGAAGGTCAGTTCATCAATTCCGCTAACGGCCAATCTCAAGCGAATCAAGCCGTGGGTTATATTGCTATCGAATTGGATCTCTCTTCTCTACGGTTACAACAATACCAAGAGATCTTCTCTGCGTTCTTGGTTCTTATCTTAGGACTCGGCCTGTCTGGTGTGTTTGCATTCCGCTTAATGCACGACGTCACTCAACCGATCACACACATGAAGAACATGGTTGACCGCATACGTCGCGGTCATCTTGATGTGCGTATCGAAGGCAAGATGCATGGCGAGTTAGACTCACTGAAGAATGGTATCAACGCGATGGCGGTCTCCTTGTCGGAGTATCATGTTGAGATGCAGCACAG
The Vibrio pelagius genome window above contains:
- the rlmD gene encoding 23S rRNA (uracil(1939)-C(5))-methyltransferase RlmD, with product MARFFQPKKKTQFETKHQSVLVERMDHNGAGIAYQKNKPVFIDGALPGEQVVIQLTESKSKFARAKLIKLLKPSEQRLKPFCKHFNQCGGCHLQHMDYTSQVEHKGQSLSHLMSQYQTPRTEIADPITGPQVGYRRRARVSLFMDRKNQQLQFGFRKKQSKHIENVTDCAVLEPSLNALLPKMKALLETFSQPMNLGHVELVLSDKGPVIVLRHLKPLADKDQQALIDLATEQGAILYSMPETDQLVRLVGDAPTYSETGVTLPFEPNHFIQVNQQVNQKMVAQALEWLNPQADERVLDLFCGLGNFSLPIAKQSALVVGVEGVDEMVKQATSNAEVNQLDNATFYQANLEEELSSQPWAKEKFDKVLLDPARAGASGIVDQLSALGAKSVVYVSCNPATLARDTASLQNQGYQMVKMGMLDMFPHTSHLESMALFVKEKS